CTGAGGtagtgtttggtaaatgggttgaCTTAAACACTGTAGTtaatgtagattgatgtgaaaaaaaaaatgtttggtaaaaaaaaataaaaaagtggtatgaaaaagtgaaaaaaatttgttttgtagtaatttttttatttgaataataataaaaaatgaatgatttgatacaaaaagttaaaaagttagaatatttttatgttgatttttttgaaaaatagtgaTGAATAGTGTTTATGCCAACTCCAATGGCTAGAGTTAAATCCAAGGATCAGGATCTCCTCTAATTTGGAGTAATTAGAGAATCTTATTTTTTGAGATCTTAGCCATCCAAAACATTTAATGGTCTAAAATATCTAAGaatacaaaactcaaaaataaacccaacacacctgattataaataataaaaacatttatttatttgttttttttttaaaaaaaaaaatattggagtAGAAGCAACCCCATGGGGCGGCTCGCCGCCGCCGCCGGCCATCCCATGGGTGGGTGGGGGTGGCCATGCGGCCACCCCCAGCAGATCTGGCAgtggcgcgcggccaccccatggccaaggaGTGGCCTCGCGCCACCCGCAGAAGCCCATGGGGTGGTcgtgcggccacccccagaagCGCACAGCCACCCCCAGCAGATCTGGGGGTGGCGCACGACCATCCCCGGAAGGCTTAGGGTGGCCGcgcagccaccccatggccttttGGGGATGGTCGCGCGCCACCCCCAGATTTGCTGGGGGTGGCTGTGCGCTTCTGGGGGTGGCGCgaggccaccccttggccatgggggtggccgcgcgcccACCactaggccatggggtggccacgCACCACCCCCAGATGGGCGGCTCTGGGCGGAGCcgccccttattttttttttcattttgttttgaaattaattaattttttaatttaaatttggtataaaatcttgtgtggttgtgtttgtgtttgagttTTGAGATTAGAATATTTTGAACCCTTAATTCATCTAAGGGctgaaattagaaaaaatgagATTCTCATTTTCCCCTCAAGTGGAGGGGATCTTGATCCTCCTTAAATCCACTCCCACATAAAGAATCTCATCTACCAAAAACGTCATCATAACCACCTCGTGGTGAAGAAATAAAGAGGGCCAATGATGAGGTCAGACTTGCCACTGCAGCAAAACCAAGCAGCTCACATGCTAATTTTGTTATAAATATTGTGATCCATATCTCAAACACTCATGCCAAGTTCTTctttcctttaaattttttcactgatctttcttgatcttttatcaaataaaatatagatTGTACCTAACCTGAGATATTTTCACCTGTAAGGGTCGTTGCAAGCTGTGAGAAAGGTGTCTAATTATTGGTTAAAAGAAGAAGACAGAATCAATTGACAACTTGTGCTGGTTCATGCATACATAGTTCTGGTGAGTCTGTGCATGGAAACTCCAGTTCTTCTTATAAATCTGTCATTCTTATAAGTCTCATTGTACGAGTCTATATGTGCATGAATCTAGTTGAATTTTGTTCTAACAAAAGAAAGTTTTTCAGTGGGGCAGAGGGTTTAATTCTTTAGGAGAAATGAACATGGAAGAagccaaagaaaagaaagagattgaGAGGGAAGAGTTTGAAAAACTACCTGCAGATAATGAACCTGATCAACAGGGACCGAAGAGAATCCAGCCATGGACACAGCAGATAACAGTAAGGGGAATAGTGGTGAGCATTATTATTGGAACCATGTACAGCATCATAGCCATGAAGTTCAGCCTCACAACAGGGATAGTTCCTCATCTAAATGTCTCTGCTGCCCTTCTGGCTTTCGTGTTCGTCCGGACATGGATAAAACTGCTCCATAGAGCTGGGATTGTATCAAAGCCCTTCACTCGGCAAGAGAACACCATGATACAAACTTGTGCAGTTGCATGCTATAGCATTGCTGCTGGAGGTTTGAGgctttaatttttcaaatttttcattttaaattctcgtttttctttttcatattcgAATTCCCAGCAATTTGCTGTTCTGATTGCTGGTGAGAGATTCCTATAAACCTACATGATCCCATATTAACTCTCACAAACTTACATCAACGATCCGAATTACTAGCAATCCAAACAGTTACCATCTTTATCCCACTTTTTCCATACTTTTTAAGAACTTTGATATACTCTTGACatgtctttttctcttttgggctGCAGGTGGATTTGCTTCTTATCTCTTGGGATTAAACAAGAGGACATATGAGTTGTCAGGGGTCAACAATGAGGGGAATACCCTAAGGAGTGTCAAGGAGCCTGGATTTGGTTGGATGACTGGCTACCTTTATCTAGTCTGCTTTGTTGGTCTTTTTGCCTTGGTTCCTTTGAGGAAGGTACGTACATCTAGTCtctttcatcttctttcttGAAAATTTGCAAAGTGCGCGCAACTACTTTTTCCCCAACAGATTAGGTTAAAAGCAGCCTATAACTTGTTAATTCGTCATATATTCtaaagtttaagaaaataaaaatattaatttgattatttaattaatattttaaaccTCTACGTAGGTTCAAACTTTTTCTCAATAATTAAGGTCCAACGCttgaatatttaactgaaatgaaAGTAAATCCTGAAGTCAAATTTAAACTCAACCTTTGATTTAATATCATGTTAAgtcactatttattttaaaagtttgaaattaatttaagAGTAATGTTTATTAGTATATTTTTATACGATTgccatacaacttgatgatgcGGCAATGAAAATCAGCCATTGACCagcacttataaaaaaaaaaaatcaaaaaaaaaatcaaaaaaaaaaaatcaaagtctGATTTTGATTGTCACATCATCttatttatatgaaaattgTATAGTAAggtactaaataacattattcttaatttaattaatattcctaGAGTtataaaaacttacaataagGTCTTTATTAGTCTttaacaattttctttcttcttaattAGTGGTGATTTTTTGAACTGGACTTGTGTTGAACTCACTAAAGATAGCAAACCATGATCAGTTTTatgttaaacaaaaaaacaattgccAGAAAAATTCAGCAAAGTTATCATTGAAAAGTGggcatttctttcttcttagcAAACCATCATTGCAGATTTAATGGATTCACACCCCACCGTGATATTTTTGTGCTTTTCTGGCCCAATATGAAGATATCATTTTCCCTTTTATGCTTATGCCATTCCCATTGTTCTGCAGATAATGATAGTGGACCTCCAATTAACATATCCAAGTGGCCTGGCAACTGCAGTTCTCATCAATGGCTTCCATACCCAGGGGGATAAGATGGCCAAGTAAACCTCTTTTTCAGTATCTCTCACCTTTTTAATGAAACTAAAATCCTATAAAGAATCAAAcctcaaaaagaagaaaatattatgCAGGAAGCAAGTTGGGGGGTTCATGAAATACTTTTCAGCAAGCTTCTTGTGGGGTTTCTTCAAGTGGTTTTTCAGCGGCAAAGAGGAGTGTGGTGGGTTCGCCCAGTTCCCATCGTTTGGATTGAAAGCATGGAAGCAAACGTAtgtattttctctcttctttgctTCTTTGACCTCAACGTGCTAGCAATCTTAATTGTTTAAAGTATAGAATCTCAGAGCAAATGTCTCTGTCCCAATCTGACTCCacagtttattttatatttcaattaaatatcttGCAGTACTGGCCTTTACTTGTTGATGGATAATTTAAACCCAAAACTCAAAATCTCGTATTAAAGAACGTGAAAATTCGATGAAAAGTATTATAGTATTAATTACATGACTATCAAATTTTGCAGATTCTACTTCGACTTTAACATGACATTTGTTGGGGCCGGGATGATTTGCTCCCACCTTGTGAACCTATCTTTGCTTCTTGGTGCTGTGCTCTCATATGGAATAATGTGGCCGCTTATAGATCGGCTTAAAGGAAATTGGTTTCTTGAGAGCTTGCAAGAGAGTGACATGAAGAGCCTATATGGTTACAAGGTCTTTCTCTTATATTAAGATTTTCAGTaattttgttgttcaaattgctaataatttaacCAACAAATATGAAAGAGCCCATATGAAACTTACCTACCCAAATAGGTGGATGGACATCTCATAATTTATTTGAGCAAGTGGATCCCATACGAGTTATCTATCCTAATTACTAACAATTTGTGCCCAAATTACTGTGGATCCTAATCCCTCTCTCTTCCAAATTCATATTTACTTCCTTTGCTACCCATGGTCGCCCATTTACACCATTATTTCTTGGGCAGGTTTTCATCTCCGTTGCTTTGATCCTAGGTGATGggatttacaatttgatcaagATATTGGCATGCACAGTCATTAACATCCGAGGCAGATTGAAGAACAAGGGCCTCAACAAGGGTAATATATACCAACAATAGCCTCgaattttccttttccataCAATTTTAGTTGGTTTCCACTTGGCTAGAtgttaaagtattaactaaataattatatttgtacttttcaatcaatttaagcttttgagatgaCTGGTGATTTAATGTGATATTAACCTCCTATTtaagttaaaaacattttacaaattaacttGGTAAATTTGGTTGGCATCTCACAAAATCCATCGAAATTAACCAATAAACAAAGGTGAAGAAGATGAGGATGGGGAAGAGAAACCCATGGAAGCTTTGAAACCACGACAAAGTAATTTATGGGTTCATACCTCTAACATTTGATCTTCTTCTCCCCCGCAGGTGAGGATGGTGAAGAGAAACCCATAGAAGCTTTGAAACAGAATGAAATTTTCCTGAGAGAAAACATTCCCATGTGGGTTGCAACCGTTGGATACGTCGTCTTCGCCATCTTGTCCATAATCGTGATCCCATTCATGTTCCCTCAACTGAAATGGTACTATGTCGTGGTAGCCTATTTTCTTGCTCCATCTCTAGCATTCTGCAATGCTTATGGAGCAGGTCTCACGGATATAAACATGGCCTATAATTATGGAAAAGTAGCCCTCTTCGTCTTGGCTGCGTTGAGCGGAAAAGAAGACGGTCTGGTGGCAGGTCTGGTTGGGTGTGGTCTCATCAAATCTGTTGTTTCTGTGGCTTGCATTCTGATGCAGGATTTCAAAACAGCCCATCTGACTTTCACTTCCCCTAGAGCAATGTTCGTGAACCAAGCCATTGGCACGGCTTTAGGCTGTCTAACAGCTCCTCTTAGCTTCTTCCTTTTCTACAAGGCATTTGATGTGGGAAACCCTAATGGAGAGTTCAAAGCTCCCTATGCATTGATCTACAGAAACATGGCAATTATAGGTGTTCAAGGCTTCTCTGCTCTGCCTCACCACTGCCTGCAACTTTGTTATGGCTTCTTCGCCTTTGCGGTGGGAGTCAACGTAGTGAGAGATTTGTCGCCGAAGAAGGTCGGAAAATTTATGCCACTTCCCATGGTCATGGCTGTGCCTTTTCTAGTTGGGGCATACTTTGCAATTGATATGTGCCTTGGGACTTTGGTTGTGTTTGTGTGGCACAAGATCAACTCCAAGAAGGCTGAGTTGATGGTTCCCGCAGTGGCTTCTGGATTAATTTGTGGGGAGGGGCTTTGGACACTTCCTGCTGCAGTTCTAGCTTTGGCCAAAATAAATCCTCCCATTTGCATGAAATTTGTGCCTTCCTAGAAAAAGCTCTAAAACGATTTGTAGGGAGAAAggtaataaaaaatatatggctAGGGTTATCGCTGGTTTAGATTAGTAGTGCCAGGTGCAAATAATATCATACACCAGTGATATGTGCAGGGTTGAATAGTTCTCAAACAACAATAAGAACGCATCTTATTGCTTTTCGTTGTTTTGGTGAGGGGTGAGGCTAATCCTCCGCCTTCCTGTGTGATTtccttttgttctctttttcctttttggagtTTAGTATGACTAGCAATATTTCACACGATCCACAAGCCCAAATATAAACATGAACACAACATGAAATTAAAGCGTTAGGGCTTAGTGTAATAGGGTTCAGATCAAAACGGGTTGACTTGATTAGACGCAATTAATAAGCAGGTCAAATGTAGTTCAACCCGCGTAACCCATATTTCTTTCACCATATCTTACTCGTGCATTTCCTCATTTCATGGATAAGCGCCCTTCATGTGCATTACCATCATAATCATGGCATTCATATGCATTATCATCACAATCATGGCACATACCAAACATTAAGGTACTTCATGTGCATTATAATCATAATCATGGCATATACCAACAGTTAGGTATTAAAATAAAACCTGGCATGTGCCTTTATGTAGACAAGGATCGAGATCTCCCAACTGTTAACAGAAGTCATTTATAAAAGCATACTTATCATTTTTATTGGGAGTTTATGATGCTTGCTTACTTGGATGCTGGCAGGCTTGGTAGTAGTCCCCGTTCCACTTTAACCCTACAATTTATCACACAAACATGTTTAGAGAAATTCGTCTCTAATTTGtcagaaaataagaaaggacTATACTGTCCAGAATTTTATTTTCCGAATAGCTCTCCTCCCCTCTCTCTCCAATTTAAAGTCCTTGAACTTTATTAAATGCTAAGTTATCCAAGTCTGAAATTTCTGGACAGCCCCtggttttctctttattttttatcaaattccAAATACAACAAATCACATAGGAGTTTATAAATTTCTGGTATCATCAAAATAAATCCaaacttaatcatatgatctaataGTTCCTCAAATATCCAATAAGAAAATTATCTAGTTTGAATACGCTATATTCCttcttataatatttatttgtcCCTTAGTAAATCCTGTACTTGATTAACCAAAACGTCCTCTGTCCATTTCCAATAAAATTGTCCTTTTGTCCAGTCAAAATGTCCGTTGCCCTTGTCCAGGTAAAATATGTCTTATGTCCAGTGTCCAGTTCCAGGTAAAAATATCCGTATTCAATGTTCAGGTATTCTTTGTCCAGGTAAAATGTCTTTTTGTCCATGCGCAAGTGAAATATTCATTACAACATTGCGCATTTAATTATGCATTACCAACTCAATATGCAAAAGATTAAGTAACTTTAATGGCTGTGTGAACTAATATCCAATTAGATACTTTGAAAATAATCAAGAGAGAAAATCCAACACCTAACCAATTAAAGGTTAAAACTTTCATTTCCTTTCTCACTTATGCATTTCCTTAGTCCCCGAGCAGTGAATACAATGTTAGATCTATTATCTATACAAATTCAACAACAATCCAACCCACATGTAGAAAGTCCAAACTTTAGCAAATCACCTATTAATTATTCCGCCAGTATTCCAATACCCAGAAAAGTTGCCACCAAACATTACCAAACTCTTCAATTGTTTGGTCACTCATCAACACAAttcaaaacaaatgaacccaattCCTTCAATCTGCCATAACAACCCAAACATCATATCAAAATCGATCCCAACAGAGACTCAATCACATTCGGCCAAAACAGAGAACCCCAAACAACATCAAAACACATTAGCAACCCAAAATCCACAACAACCGAATATTGCTAACAATTTACACCCCAAAATCACCCCACTTGACCATacatcaaaacccaaaatcccATCAATTACAAATCAACACCCATTCAATTAATCCACCAAATTCTTCAATAAATCACGAAACTTAGAATTACCCACAACGATTACTTTCATTCAAACTCAAATGGAAACTTACAGTGAAAgaaactgagagagagagagagagagacagttACCTCCATTTTCGTCTTCCTCCTGCTTTTGTGCAAAAAGAGCATCAATTCTGGTTTTGAGGAGAGAGAGACGAAATTAAGTGGAACAGAGAGACCAATACCACCGACGGCCACCTGCCTGCGAGAGCCGGTGACGACGATTCAACCACACGCATaggcttttttctttctctctcactgcCACTCTCAGCGGTGGGCGGCCGTCGGTGGGGGAGAgggaaaatgcattttgacAGTGGGTTGGGGATTCTgaaatttggggattttgaCGAATGTAGCTCGTCGCCGGAGATGTGGGTGGCTCGTGTGAAGAGCGGGAAGGTGAACCCTTTAGGGTTTCGGTCACCCTAAGGGGATCCGGTTATCCTAAACTCGTTTCTAAACCCTCAAACGCGTTTCTGGAttcaaaactataaaataaagggGGAAGGGGAATCCTTTTGGGATTCGATCACGCTAAAGGGATGCGGTCATCCTAAACTCGTTCGTGGTCTCCGGTGGCCGGCCGTCGgtgaggggagagggaagaggacagaggagaaagagagagagggggagataTTTGTGTGAGCATTGTGGGAAGAGATGAAGAGATCCACGTCTAACctaataaattgatttttttttttgtttttttttaagtcaaacgTGGCACAAACCCACACCAGATTGGCCGATTGGGCAGACAAAGGTCTgccgaatatatatatatatatatatatatatatttgcacaaaagaaaagaaaatgagaatttgAACAAGTAATTTGGGTCTCGAAATGTAATTACCGgccgattgaactactcttCTTAAACCTTGAAATCTCTTCCATagttaaaatactaaaaatgcctccctctcattttttatttattttttactgatCCTTCATATTgccattttaatattttatttaactgCCTCTCTTCAAATAATTATACCTTAATCCACCAAACACTTTTCTAATAAATTAAAGGCTTATAGACTTTTATTATAAGTCTTTTATAAAGTGAAGTGACAATTCACATAACATTTATTATGATAATCGCTAAACAATTGAATTTAATTGTACTTAACATATGAGTACCACATGGACCGTGACTTCAGTTTGTAACTATACTCAGCACAAGCaattgaagaataaaaaaaatttcaccttttttttaatttttttggtctaattGGAATTCAGACTACTGTCAGTTTTATTTTAGGTTCAAAAACATCAAGCTTACAAACTTGGTAAATTATATGTTGCATTTTGATTGAATAACTTAACCTTTTCTTACCTATtttgtaatataatatattaatatctaTTATTTTGTACACACATGTGCATTTGTGTGGATATCGAATATATACTAACACGTTAGAcgttaatatattaatatataatgagaaaaaaagacCTTCACATAGCACAAGTTATGGGCTAGTATAAATAAAAGTAGAAGCTTTCAAAAAAATACCTTAGAATTGTGACAAGTAacagtcgttttttttttattattattcaaagtAGGGGGAGGGAGAAGGGAAATTACAAGAACATAAACGAAAACGACAGAGAAATCCTAGTAATAGTTGtgaatgagtcaaataaatgactcgGCTCATCAAGCGAACCAAAACTGCCAAAATAGGCTGTAATAAACGGCAAAATTCTGTAAACAGAACAACATCCCAAAGGGTAGCCGACACGACCATCAGTGATTAGAAAAGAACAACATAGCCGACCATCAGTAGTCAGAAAGGAGAGGAAGATGTCtgtcaaaaatacaaaaaaaggcCAGATCAAGAATCTAGCCCAGAAAATGAACACAGTAAACagaaaaatacaaggaaatacaaagagacaacaaaaacaagcaaataaaagcataataaaaTCTCCTAAACCAAATATCAGTAACCCCAGAGGTGTAGATGGTTGAGACACGACGGAGGGAGGAGATGAAGCCGGAGATGATGGTGGATCATGGATGGGCGTGATAGGTGGCGGGGCTGCCATGGGAAATTAGATCAGACTttaaagaaaccaaatcggAGACCCATGACAAAACAGAATGAAAAGGCTGTAGCCGCGGCTCTGAGGAGGCGGAGGAACGTCGGAGGAGGGGTTAGTGTTGGGATTTCAGGCGGAGATGGGATAAATCACACAAGGCGGTGGATAAAACTAGAGAAAAGAAATCACCGGTGAGAGGCATAataaagagagaggaagagggatAGAAGAGGGGAGAAGGGGGCGGGAAGAACCAGGTCAGCCGTTCTTCCCACACCAAGTCTTGCTTTTCTCTTTCTGGAGGCgctagagagaaagaagaaaacccTACTTGCGACCCTTCTTGCAACAAGTAACAGTCTAAAATATTGACAAGTGTTCCTTTAATTTATCCCTATAATGCATGTATAATATATAAGcataaatcaaaatatattagaaaTCTAAATCATCAAATAGGATTTCGTTAGTGTTATTAATGTCCGAATTTGATTGATTCTAgtttatctttgttattttaaaaaacgtCATGCTTACTGtcagaatatatgaaaaatatataggattTGTCATCTAAATCATCAAATAGGATTTGCCAACTACCTGTCGTCGTCGCTGGCTGCcccgccagcctctatctcTTCCGGCAGTCATCACCATCTATGGCTCGTTCTTGGCCTCCGCCACTGCCGTCATTATTGTTtctgatttcaaactcaaggttccatAATATTCCACATTGAGTTTGaaggggatgttagaatatatgaaaaatatataatgttttccgtatatttcataattattgtgatatcaaatattctctatttatgagttgattgtaatcaaatattggaattgtaatcaaatctccttgatttgattgcaataattatatttagacattatcctataaatagagacctttatattgtagacaaataaagttaatgagTACAATGTAACCCTTAgaggtattccgagtggtggacgtaggtgtctaacacctaaccacccgtaagttctttgtgttcatcCTCTATATTGCTTCCACTCAATGCATCATCATAATTTCAACACTTACAAACCCGATAAATTAAATATAGCATTTTGATAGAATaactcaacaattttttttatttatttaatttgtaaattatCTATAATTTTTGTACACTTATGCGTGtgtaaatattaaaagaaaatgataggTGTTCTTTTAGTATTATCTTGGTGTCCTCTTAGTCCTagatgtatattatttttttaaaatcaagtgagaaaaataagtgctactttttttaaaaataaaaaataaaaaataatatccacataggACTAAGAGGACACCAAAGAACACCTAACTAGCATTCCCCAATATTAAATATATGATATCACTTTAGATgctaatatattaataatacaATTAGAAAACACCTGCATACAGCAcgggttaaaataaaaattgaagacaGCAGCATTAGCATGCTTAAacaaagaaatttgaatgaCCCATCAATCAAGCAAATCAGTGAAAGCAATGATTTGATAAAATGGTTTCTGTCTTTCTCTCCTAGGGCGGCTATTAGCATAAAACTTAGTTTAATTACTCGTAATGTGACAATGAGATGTTTATCTAATGATATTCAAATCACGTAAAGGAACTTTTATTAacatcaaagtttaaaaagtatataaataatattctaGCTTAAAAAGTTAAGTATGTCTTCTATGGTTAGGggacaaagagaaaaaaaaaacacattagcAAAAGCTCCAAGAAAGTCTAGCTTGCTAGTGTAGTTTagtagtcatatatatatatatatatatatatataagctaagTTTTGAcatagagagtgcttagaattgcaaCACGTATCATGAACCCATGTTTTAGAGAGTGTCtataattgcgacacgtggcgttttaaagaatgaacaagttttgggcatttaaaacctaggggttttatttgtaatgcatttaattattttaatgaagaaaacaaaaggttctgaaattctctctctgtatattaatattgtgagacaattaaaatgtaggaattttatttgtaatatatttaattgtcttaatgaataaaacaaaaggttctcaaattttctctttctctctctatttttctttttatcttctcttactttctgttttactttgtgtcccttatatttttttcaaatttatatattatttttattcaaattgattatttatcttttgtaaattttatattaaaacgtaggggttttatttgtaatatatttaattgtcttaataaagaaaacaagGGTTTccaaattttgtctttttgtctcTATTCGTCTTTAtgtcttctcttgctttctgtttatatcctacaattaaaacctatgggTTTTATTTAGGATGCATTTACTTGATGTCTtagtgaagaaaacaaaaggttccaaaattttctctctctgtctctctccttatttttcttttttctttttctcttgctttctatttatatctcagtgttattttgtaaattttacactcaatttagggggggaaaaaaaacgAGAGAATTTCCAATTGTTGTTTCTGAATGAAAAATATACTtaagttcttttttcttttttcttttttctatgtgTCCTAAAAGTAGTCcattttacaatatatatatatatatatatagaagccgagttttgacgtagagagtgcttagaattgcgagaCGTGTCCTGAACCCATTGTTTTAGaaagtgcctaaaattgcgAAACGTGGCgttttaaagaatgaacaagttttagGCATTTAAAActtaggggttttatttgtaatgcattcaattattttaatgaagaaaacaaaaggtttcgaaattctctctctttatatatcaatattgtgagacaattaaaatgtatgaattttatttgtaatatatttaattgtcttaatgaagaaaacaaaggtttccaaattttgtctttttgtctctgtttgtCT
This genomic interval from Corylus avellana chromosome ca3, CavTom2PMs-1.0 contains the following:
- the LOC132175223 gene encoding metal-nicotianamine transporter YSL1-like, whose protein sequence is MNMEEAKEKKEIEREEFEKLPADNEPDQQGPKRIQPWTQQITVRGIVVSIIIGTMYSIIAMKFSLTTGIVPHLNVSAALLAFVFVRTWIKLLHRAGIVSKPFTRQENTMIQTCAVACYSIAAGGGFASYLLGLNKRTYELSGVNNEGNTLRSVKEPGFGWMTGYLYLVCFVGLFALVPLRKIMIVDLQLTYPSGLATAVLINGFHTQGDKMAKKQVGGFMKYFSASFLWGFFKWFFSGKEECGGFAQFPSFGLKAWKQTFYFDFNMTFVGAGMICSHLVNLSLLLGAVLSYGIMWPLIDRLKGNWFLESLQESDMKSLYGYKVFISVALILGDGIYNLIKILACTVINIRGRLKNKGLNKGEDGEEKPIEALKQNEIFLRENIPMWVATVGYVVFAILSIIVIPFMFPQLKWYYVVVAYFLAPSLAFCNAYGAGLTDINMAYNYGKVALFVLAALSGKEDGLVAGLVGCGLIKSVVSVACILMQDFKTAHLTFTSPRAMFVNQAIGTALGCLTAPLSFFLFYKAFDVGNPNGEFKAPYALIYRNMAIIGVQGFSALPHHCLQLCYGFFAFAVGVNVVRDLSPKKVGKFMPLPMVMAVPFLVGAYFAIDMCLGTLVVFVWHKINSKKAELMVPAVASGLICGEGLWTLPAAVLALAKINPPICMKFVPS